A DNA window from Purpureocillium takamizusanense chromosome 9, complete sequence contains the following coding sequences:
- a CDS encoding uncharacterized protein (COG:S~SECRETED:SignalP(1-18~SECRETED:cutsite=VAA-QP~SECRETED:prob=0.4771)~EggNog:ENOG503P7C4~TransMembrane:1 (n3-14c18/19o337-359i)), with product MKLSAGLLAAFAGCAVAAQPAAEVFLVPTRSAPSSKTPSMSRSLARLVLLQRLAPIGQGPSIHDIPTDADVDAAVSAMNTFGKPPPALFADGASEPPSQLVMMLEGMTEEQIQSLGRQFKTKPAFTIADPPSSNAHDELIRIDLGRPGVSNDNKCTVQQVVNPLEECWGGKQAAVAKFDVKKDPDVLKQLIQKLAQLSKLAKAGELETAIILLPSTATSKSWADQSQELRRRQAEQVMTSLDKSVQSPAPSSPAGQSTIFTAKGPIAACFNSKDSCIKATGNCSEHGSCLNKYANGDGTDGKEVCYACHCLSTRSDSGSLTHWAGPTCAKSDISAPFWLFAGFTLAIVWILWMSISMLFNVGEEKLPGVIGAGVSRSK from the exons ATGAAGCTCTCCGCCGGGCTGCTCGCAGCCTTTGCTGGCTGTGCCGTAGCTgcacagcccgccgccgaggtgtTCCTTGTgccgacgcgctcggcgccatcgtccaagacgccgtccatgtcgcgcagcctcgcccgcctcgtcctgctgcagcgcctggcCCCGATCGGCCAGGGCCCGTCCATCCACGACATCCCCACGGACGCcgatgtcgatgccgccgtctccgcgaTGAACACGTTcggcaagccgccgcccgccctcttcgccgacGGTGCTAGCgagccgcccagccagctcgtCATGATGCTGGAGGGCATGACGGAGGAGCAAATTCAAAGCCTGGGGCGCCAATTCAAGACGAAGCCCGCGTTCACAATTGCCgacccgccgtcgtcaaaTGCTCACGACGAGCTCATCAGAatcgaccttggccgcccGGGCGTGTCCAACGACAACAAATGCACTGTTCAGCAGGTTGTTAACCCCCTTGAAGAGTGCTGGGGCGGCAAGCAGGCTGCCGTTGCCAAATTCGATGTCAAGAAG GATCCCGACGTTCTCAAGCAACTCATCCAGAAGCTTGCGCAGTTGTCTAAGCTTGCCAAagccggcgagctcgagacggCCATCATTCTCTTGCCATCAACCGCGACGTCCAAGTCGTGGGCCGACCAGTCGCAGGAACTGCGCCGGCGACAGGCCGAGCAGGTTATGACTTCGCTCGACAAGTCAGTGCAGTcaccggcgccgtcttcgcctgCTGGGCAGAGCACCATTTTCACGGCCAAGGGCCCGATTGCGGCGTGCTTCAACTCCAAAGATAGCTGCATCAAGGCGACGGGGAACTGCTCGGAGCACGGGTCGTGCCTCAACAAGTACGCCAACGGGGACGGCACTGATGGAAAGGAGGTGTGCTACGCATGCCACTGCCTGAGCACGCGCAGCGACTCGGGCAGCCTGACGCACTGGGCAGGCCCGACGTGCGCCAAGTCGGACATTAGCGCGCCTTTCTGGTTGTTCGCAGGGTTCACACTGGCCATTGTGTGGATTCTGTGGATGTCTATTTCGATGCTCTTCAACGTgggcgaggagaagctgccgGGCGTGATTGGAGCGGGCGTATCGAGGTCCAAGTAG
- a CDS encoding uncharacterized protein (EggNog:ENOG503P2X0): protein MLPRAAAAFGRASNALIPATRQRLAARPHRIVRRNISLLPWRRNKVQEPLPVYFSRIPSQSRTGVWRSRLGRVAFTTFALYACWQIFATVVIDPLLDWADHEWEALSEKEKQEMEEFTEEDEPILFLPFPFTTKEVQQLPYKGSDPEWAMFVAVNKDKQLQKDIKLGLAEIIRRSVEHNPPYVKLLGGDIKLKKMWLDIIYPPGPPPRHYISGVVVDEDGIYWGDRPIDSLAATHLNMAIYPKAVAMTVWTFVNFLFKQTAQDVAKALGLGSSPHEETSWQSVTLDRWREQGWGEQGAFGGPGKQPASASAQQPEKQPAGFPIQTAGGNILGVPLSGESQMDPRIQAALQAASMTFSRHWQPAMQPPTRGCIVVDGIIELQGKTAVMAVFVLGWYDPKQRRFVGIHTGLKHLVQLKQRPAGG, encoded by the exons ATGCTGccacgcgcggcggccgcctttgGGCGAGCCTCCAACGCACTCATCCCCGCCACCAGACAACGACTAGCGGCTCGCCCACATCGCATCGTCCGCCGAAACATATCACTCCTGCCCTGGAGGCGAAACAAGGTGCAGGAGCCACTGCCCGTGTACTTTTCTCGAATACCGTCACAATCACGAACGGGGGTATGGCGAAGTCGCCTCGG GCGCGTCGCGTTCACGACGTTTGCGCTGTACGCGTGCTGGCAGATATTCGCGACCGTCGTGATTGACCCCCTGCTCGACTGGGCCGATCACGAATGGGAGGCCCTTTCGGAGAAGGAAAAGCAAGAGATGGAGGAGTTCaccgaagaagacgagccTATCCTCTTCCTGCCGTTCCCGTTCACGACCAAAGAGGTTCAGCAGCTGCCGTACAAGGGCTCCGATCCAGAATGGGCCATGTTCGTGGCCGTCAACAAGGACAAGCAGCTGCAAAAGGATATCAAGC TTGGCCTTGCAGAGATTATTCGCCGCAGCGTGGAGCATAATCCTCCCTATGTGAAGCTTCTCGGAGGAGACATCAAGCTCAAGAAGATGTGGCTTGACATCATCTACCCTCCAGGACCGCCACCCAGGCACTACATCTCTGG TGTCGTGGTCGATGAGGACGGCATCTACTGGGGTGACCGCCCCATAGACTCCTTGGCCGCGACCCACCTGAACATGGCCATATATcccaaggccgtcgccatgacCGTATGGACATTTGTCAACTTCCTCTTCAAGCAGACAGCCCAAGACGTCGCCAAGGCCCTGGGATTaggctcgtcgccgcacgAGGAGACATCCTGGCAGTCCGTCACCCTCGATCGGTGGCGAGAGCAGGGCTGGGGCGAACAAGGAGCCTTCGGCGGCCCGGGTAagcagcccgccagcgcctcggcccagcagcccgagAAGCAGCCCGCCGGCTTTCCCATACAGACAGCCGGTGGCAATATCCTCGGCGTGCCCTTAAGCGGCGAGTCCCAGATGGATCCTCGCATTCAGGCAGCTCTCCAGGCCGCCAGCATGACCTTTTCCAGGCACTGGCAGCCCGCCATGCAGCCCCCCACCCGCggctgcatcgtcgtcgatggcatcatcgagctgcagggcaagactgccgtcatggccgtctttGTCCTGGGGTGGTACGATCCCAAGCAGAGGAGGTTTGTAGGCATACACACGGGCCTCAAGCACCTCGTTCAGCTCAAGCAGCGACCTGCTGGTGGCTGA